The sequence ACCGCTTCACCCGGCGCGGGCTCCCCACACGCCCCGAGCAGATCCTGGTGACGGCCGGCGCCCAACAGGCCTTCTCGCTGGTCGTCAGCCTGCTCTGCCGGCCCGGGGACCGGGTCGTCACCGAGAACCCGACCTACGCCAACGCCCTCGACGCCCTGCGCCACGCACGGCTGCGCACCGGATCCATCGCCGTCTCCGACGCGGGCTGGGACCTGGAGATAGCCGAGTCCACCCTGCGCCAGACCGTGCCCAGGCTGGCCTACGTGATCCCCGACTTCCACAACCCGACGGGCGCGCTGATGCCACCGGAGCAGCGGCTGCGCCTGCTCGCGGCGACCCGTGCCACCGGGACCTGGCTGGTCGTCGACGAGACGATCGCCGACATCGCGCTGGACGTGCCCGCCCCCGCCCCGCTGGCCTCCCTCGCCCCGCGCGGCGGCGCGGACCACGTGATCACCATCGGCTCGCTCAGCAAGACGCACTGGGGCGGGCTGCGGGTGGGGTGGATCCGGGCCTCCGCGAAGATGATCACGGAGCTGACCGCCGTGCGGGTCTCCGCCGACATGACCGGCTCCGTGCTCGACCAACTGGTCGCGCTCCCGCTGCTGGACGCCATGGACCGGGACCTGCCCGACCGGCTGACGCAGCTCCGGAGCCGGCGCGAGGCCCTGGTGCGGGCGCTCCAGCGGTACACCCCGGAATGGTCCTGGCAGGTACCGCCGGGCGGCCTCTCGCTCTGGGTCGACCTGGGCGAGCCGGTCAGCTCCGCCCTGTCCGAGCGGGCCGCCGCGGCCGGGGTGCACATCGGCCGCGGCGCCCGCTTCGGGGTGGACCCGGGCACCTTCGAACACCGGCTCCGGATCCCGTACACGCTGCCCGAGGACCGCCTGGACGAGGGCGTACGCCGCCTCGCGCAGGCCTTCCACGAGGGCGTGCCGCTGGCCCCGGCGGTGGATCGGCCGTACTGGGTGGCGTAGGCCGGCGCCGGCCCTCATCCCTTGCGGAAGTAGGCGTTCGCCGCCGGGCGGAACATCAGCACCACCGCCGTCAGCACGGCCGCCAGATGGACCGTCCGGCTGCCGACGAAGACCCGCTCCAGGGCGTCCGCGCGGGAGAGCGCGTCGGCGAGGGACCCGCCGTCGAGGAGGTATCCGAGCGGTTCGACCACCAGCGAGGCGGTGCCGAGCACCCCGAGGCCGATCGCCAGGGCGATCCGGGCCCAGCCGGCGCCGCCGCGCATGCGTAGGGCGACCAGCACGGCGGCGGTGAACACCACCAGTCGCACCGCCAGACCCGCGCCGAAGCCTTCGGCCGGATCCCGGCCCACCATCAACGCGGTCTCGAAGGCGCCCGCGGCCACGGCGGTGACCCAGAGCGCGAAGGCGGCCCGTACGGCGGCGGGCGGCGGGCCCGCGGCCGGGCGCCGCGCCGCCCGGCGAGCGGGGAGGAAGGTGGCAGGCATCATGGGCTCGCTCTCGCTACGGGGCCTCGACGACTCGACACCCCGATGCTCCCGCCGCCCCCGCCCCGGCACCCGCCTGCTGCCCGGCCTCTCCGCCCGGGGGCAGACCCCCCTAGGGGGTGCGGATCAGCCGACGGGTGGCGGCCGCCGCGACCGCCGAGGTGCGGGAGTCGACGCCGAGCTTGGCGTAGATGTGCACCAGGTGGGACTTGACGGTGGCCTGGCTGAGGAAGAGCCGCTTGGAGATCTGCTGGTTCGACAGACCGTCCGCGACCAGCTGCAGCACCTCCAGCTCCCGCTTCGTCAGCGCCTCCGCCGGGGTCCGCATCCGGTCCATCAGACGCAGCGCCACCGCCGGGGCCAGGGCCGACTGGCCCGCCGCGGCCGTCCGGACGGCCGCCGCGAGCTCCTCCGGCGGGGCGTCCTTGAGCAGGTAGCCGGAGGCGCCCGCCTCCACCGCCGCCAGGATGTCCGCGTCCGTGTCGTACGTGGTCAGCACCAGCACCCGGGGCGCGCCCGGGCGGGCGGTGATCAGCGCCGTCGCCTCGGAGCCGTGCATACCGGGACCGGGACCGAACTGCAGGTCCATCAGCACCACGTCCACCGGCTCACGCGCGGCCAGCTCCACCGCCCGCTCGGCGGTCGTGGCCTCGGCCACCACCGCGAAGTCCGGTTCGGTGTCCAGCACCGCGCGCAGCCCGGCCCGGACCACCGGGTGGTCGTCGGCGAGCAGGAGACGGACGGTCACAGGGCCTCCACGGCGTCCGGAAGTTCCGCGTGTTCGAGGTTTTCGAGGGGCAGCGGCAGGGTGACGGCCACGGCGGTGCCCTGCCCGGGGTCGGACTCCACGGTGAACAGCCCGCCCAGGGTCTCGGCGCGCGAGCGCATCGCGGGCAGCCCGAAACCGCCGTCGCCGGAGCCCGCCGAGCCCGGGGACACCGACGCCGGGTCGAAGCCGTGCCCGTCGTCGACGATGTCCAGGGTCACCGAGGCGTCCATGAACGTCAGGGTGATCTCGGCGCGGCCGGCCCGCGCGTGCCGGACCACATTGGCCAGCGCCGACTGGGCGATCCGCAGCAGGGCCACCTCGTACGGGGTGGGCAGCACCCGTGGGGTGCCGCTCAGCGAGAACCGCACGCGCGGCCCCGGCACCCCCGCGCACAGCCGCTCCAGCGCGGCCGCCAGCGACCCGTGCTCCAGGTCCGGCGGGGTGAGGGCCCGTACGAAACGACGGGCCTCGGCGAGGTTCTCCTGGGCCGCCTCGCGCGCCCGGGCGATGTGCTCCAGCGCCGGGGCCTGCGCCGGCAGCGCCCGCTCGGCCGCCCGCAGCAGCAACTGGATGGAGGACAGGCCCTGCGCGAGGGTGTCGTGGATCTCCCGGGCCAGGCGCTCCCGCTCGGCCAGGATCCCGGCGCCCCGCTCGGCCGCGGCCAGCTCGGCCCGGGTGGTGATCAGCTCCTCGATCAGCTCCCGGCGGCGCTCGCTCTCGCGGTACAGCGCCTGGTAGCCCAGGACGGTCGCCACCGCCACCGCCCCGCCCAGAAGCGGCCCGAGGAAGGCCCCGGGAGTCGCCGCGCCGCTGTGCGCGACGAACCCGCCGATGGCCGCGCAGGCGGTCACCGCGACGGCCGTGACCCCCCAGCGCAGCCGCAGCAGGTGCAGCTCCAGGAAGTACAGCGGGAAGGCGATCCACAGCCCGTCGGGGGAGACCACGAGCAGGCCCGCCCACGTCGCGCCGAGCCCGGCCAGCCACAGCGCCCCGGCGCGCGGCGAGCTGTGCACGGCGGGGGCCCGAACACCGCCCGCGTAGACGAGGGCGAGCACCGCGCAGGCGGCGATCACCCAGCCGGCCCGGGCCGCGGGATCGGTGACGGCCCGCCCGGCGGCCAGCGCGAGCAGGCCGAGGAGCAGCGCGTGCAGGCACAGCCGCAGCACCTTGGACACGGGCGTCAGGGCGCGCGTGGCGGGGGAGACGGAGGAAAGGGGAGCAGTCATGTCCGAACCAGCGTAAGTGGGGGCGGACCGGCCCCGGTCAACCGAAAGTTTGATGTCCGGACGCACCCTTCGATACGAGGATCACTACGGTGGCGCGATGCCTTGTGTCCACGCGGAAGACCAAGGTGGGGGACATGTTCGTCGCATGGAGAGATCTACGGTTCGCCAAGGGCCGATTCGCCCTCATGGGGTCGGTCGTGCTGCTCATCACACTGCTGGTGGGACTGCTGTCCGGACTCACCTCCGGCCTGGCCCGGGAGAACATCTCGGCCATCACCGGTCTGCCCGCCACGCACCTGGCCTTCGCCGCGCCGACCGGGGACCAGAAGGTGTCCTTCACCAACTCCCAGGTGGCCGAGCCCGCCTGGCTGGCCTGGCGGGCTCGGCCCGGGGTGGAGGCGGCCGAGCCGCTCGGCATCCGCACCACCAACGCCGTCTCGGGTGAGCGCACCGCCGCGGTCTCGGTCTTCGGGGTGGCCTCCGCCGGGGGGCTCGCACCGCGGGACGCGGGCCTCACCCAGGGCCAGGTGGTCCTCACCGAGAAGGCCGCGAAGGAGCTGGGCGGTCTGACCGCCGGGGCCAAGCTCAAGATCGGCCCGCTGGAACTGACCGTGGCGGGCGTGTCCGGGACCGCCGCCTACAGCCACACCCCGGTCGTCTGGACGGACCTCAACGACTGGCAGCGCGTCGGCAACCCCGGCACCTCCATCGACACCCTCGCCACCGTCGTCGCCGTCTCCGCCGGCGCCGGTGCGGACCTGGCCGCCGCGGACGAGGCCGCCGGGACCGAGGCGCAGACCGTGGACGAGGCCCTGGGCGCCATCGGTTCGTACCAGGCCGAGAACGGCTCGCTGCAGCTGATGCGCGGCTTCCTCTTCGCCATCTCCGCCCTGGTCATAGGGGCCTTCTTCACGGTGTGGACGATCCAGCGCAGCGGGGACATCGCCGTCCTGAAGGCACTGGGCGCCTCCACCCCGTA comes from Streptomyces virginiae and encodes:
- the yczR gene encoding MocR-like transcription factor YczR; protein product: MANGRVVQTADRTIGSRQLAALLPADVLARPGYRALADAVRTLILDGRIALHVRLPAERELAEAVGASRATVTGAYDLLRESGYVRSRRGSGTWTELPDGHRPVGAHALLGAGGYSADGDPGVDLAIAAMGAPQDSLTAAFAWAAPRLPQLARDPGYHPFGLPDLRTAVADRFTRRGLPTRPEQILVTAGAQQAFSLVVSLLCRPGDRVVTENPTYANALDALRHARLRTGSIAVSDAGWDLEIAESTLRQTVPRLAYVIPDFHNPTGALMPPEQRLRLLAATRATGTWLVVDETIADIALDVPAPAPLASLAPRGGADHVITIGSLSKTHWGGLRVGWIRASAKMITELTAVRVSADMTGSVLDQLVALPLLDAMDRDLPDRLTQLRSRREALVRALQRYTPEWSWQVPPGGLSLWVDLGEPVSSALSERAAAAGVHIGRGARFGVDPGTFEHRLRIPYTLPEDRLDEGVRRLAQAFHEGVPLAPAVDRPYWVA
- a CDS encoding sensor histidine kinase — its product is MTAPLSSVSPATRALTPVSKVLRLCLHALLLGLLALAAGRAVTDPAARAGWVIAACAVLALVYAGGVRAPAVHSSPRAGALWLAGLGATWAGLLVVSPDGLWIAFPLYFLELHLLRLRWGVTAVAVTACAAIGGFVAHSGAATPGAFLGPLLGGAVAVATVLGYQALYRESERRRELIEELITTRAELAAAERGAGILAERERLAREIHDTLAQGLSSIQLLLRAAERALPAQAPALEHIARAREAAQENLAEARRFVRALTPPDLEHGSLAAALERLCAGVPGPRVRFSLSGTPRVLPTPYEVALLRIAQSALANVVRHARAGRAEITLTFMDASVTLDIVDDGHGFDPASVSPGSAGSGDGGFGLPAMRSRAETLGGLFTVESDPGQGTAVAVTLPLPLENLEHAELPDAVEAL
- a CDS encoding ABC transporter permease; protein product: MFVAWRDLRFAKGRFALMGSVVLLITLLVGLLSGLTSGLARENISAITGLPATHLAFAAPTGDQKVSFTNSQVAEPAWLAWRARPGVEAAEPLGIRTTNAVSGERTAAVSVFGVASAGGLAPRDAGLTQGQVVLTEKAAKELGGLTAGAKLKIGPLELTVAGVSGTAAYSHTPVVWTDLNDWQRVGNPGTSIDTLATVVAVSAGAGADLAAADEAAGTEAQTVDEALGAIGSYQAENGSLQLMRGFLFAISALVIGAFFTVWTIQRSGDIAVLKALGASTPYLLRDALGQAVVMLAIGTGSGTALAAGFGALISGGPVPFVLDAATVLVPAAIMILLGALGAALSIRRITAVDPLTALGSAR
- a CDS encoding response regulator, with the translated sequence MTVRLLLADDHPVVRAGLRAVLDTEPDFAVVAEATTAERAVELAAREPVDVVLMDLQFGPGPGMHGSEATALITARPGAPRVLVLTTYDTDADILAAVEAGASGYLLKDAPPEELAAAVRTAAAGQSALAPAVALRLMDRMRTPAEALTKRELEVLQLVADGLSNQQISKRLFLSQATVKSHLVHIYAKLGVDSRTSAVAAAATRRLIRTP